One genomic segment of Sander lucioperca isolate FBNREF2018 chromosome 10, SLUC_FBN_1.2, whole genome shotgun sequence includes these proteins:
- the setd2 gene encoding histone-lysine N-methyltransferase SETD2 isoform X2, producing the protein MDTLLKSEIREEGSSASVKVEGLSKAALIKSLSPRVMLSNHLLPKGTKMKVNLEDQGRQKVSFSFAQTKKPLQSVFFIPASPDKSVAEPNAALSQSTSDKEGQKTDSKTEQNQTPMVQTPMAETPSQTPVSSATKLKTVLAKMHFKKQILSVSVTEERPTSVVPEELHSPELQVLQKTTSAAEFPTPQPQNVVNVCPSDNAQIEAPETMVTPSLKKTTASSGKDGESSSSAEQDNKVDKRKTRSQFDSAPPGSESDGDLGQISSSRKSVDSRSKTTSDSRSKEVKKSSSGSHVEEKEKSSSKRSENHERSSSYSKPDRDSRHTSLRSSRSDKDRRRSRSRSRSRSRGSRTSSSHSRSERSRGDRGSRSERSYYHDSDRRSHRSSPRRERRRSRSRTDRTRDSSDSEDDHRKTRTRTIDSSRLSAHSSSHKESKSSSYSKSEKSSKSADSPHSSEMDKKTQSSKSERTSKRLSDSDSQRKCSPDLGSSYRKSSSHYKSETNSKSSSSSMHTHPQTYEKQQKSSSSDSEVDHKGKSQASDKSSGSEENCKNSLKKNSRPDSKQMTPSRSSVNTSGYDRQSNDIFHSPGKAPSCANTTESYSQSEIEKSDSQQSGNEHRSKDFKDMVSCTDKSLQEESSKRSKETKSDLEVETSAIISSESLTHVNVALENLTNVKNSLSSNYQPHVKSNADVLNSCSSNDSIMCSQDKKDVDCLPGPKSLLDTTDIPVTHDVEQNTKPEIVKVLTVGTKSVSSCLEFEDQLTREQQNMDTVKKSSSTTKKSRWDIVGQDTSESDNSQRTLCAESKPTVKKVISVKKIEFSKDSCQQDCDIKNTLQQETETHSKLVKQTDISTQEVGSDSTSITDKYKDQSEPSQAGTSIDHCDLKLSVSQKINTDEPLHVNDTSLVDKAAKMQRWNGDDHEEKSKGSINKSKLSKRTLHQDALGGQSEVSDSDNSEYDSDCGEAIKRLHSVVVVPKNSSLTIDTQDTGASPCRLMNSSELQNVNIIEVPNQVPQQRQGSPSAFLETSGPCAGINDSSHSRVLCQSQSNMIDSTSHLEGSSSISAQPYMAGHIGAHGSATDPAHSLDNFRQCAQGHKQHNVSSRGEIMYSHYQHDDFSNADNINDKNGFSLGWDFSQLEQPSSTYQQPDSSHGPHLPNTKLTETSPKEQEHRQSNATWNHQSPNAQTSRQPYLHVHERYQDFAGEIHPDSLTNDHDDYSGDKLSDLSKTAVECSGPNTPGSSSFVQGHEISSNSRGTAVPDPPREDNFRPHRGRGPPKKRRPEIESDSDNEAEAGPAGKRERQGDADVSKETHVKAMVQRPLLNLREFQDANKWKEFAKSKKMPPYFDLIEENLYLTERKKSKSHRDIKRMQCECPVLPREERARGVLACGEDCLNRLLMIECSSRCLNGAYCSNRRFQMKQHADFEVILTEDKGWGLRAARDLAPNTFVLEYCGEVLDHKEFKTRVKEYARNKNIHYYFMSLRNNEIIDATLKGNCSRFMNHSCEPNCETQKWTVNGQLRVGFFTSKVVPAGAELTFDYQFQRYGKEAQKCFCGAPSCRGFLGGENRVSVRAAGGKMKKDRSRKSALTTVDEELEALLENGEGLYDEKQVVSLCRLMVRVETMEQKLTCLKLIQDTQNPSCLKQFLDHHGLSLLWIFMVELSEAKGNSANNIKLQLEIMKTLAVLPISTKNMLEESRVLTFIQRWAQTKTFPHPAEMDGYSSENTSRAQTPLNTPDGSSTKLGPELDGDTSKPAVYRRLKIISENSLDSALSDASKASDGKEEEEEDDDEEEEESSHAGLPDGKQLKEEPVCEAADPTKGTMEESVKEEGQVKGEEEEETRMSSSSQHQPQTEEVKEKMDSEIEIEMKEDTSEGHTDELEEPKEPCQEQESGEEQTTQAVTEKAELEGDQPTVKVLESEIQSIQTDVADLPPEPPLENMEAQAETQEAGKPPSGCEAPPDESTTDAAQSSETPEASMPSEVIVTPVDPSVIGTPSQDEEEGVSDVESERSQEPPLNALDICGMAARLLDSWKDLKEVYRIPKKSQVEKEANDRSRDRDTALTPRTTSGSREREREREKERERDRDRDYDRDRDRDWDRERDRDRDRDRDRDRDRDRDRDRDRDRDRERDRDRERDRDRDRDRGSDKTPQRSTERRRRRSTSPPSSYERSSRRTEERFDSSNSSKTRGVGGKDRNKLSTEERRKLFEQEVAQREAQKQQQLQQQQQQQQQQLQTMAYDPALAYASSPGFITYPPGYPIQTFVDPTNPNAGKVLLPTPPVEPTLNYEETPPLRLISDLGLSSPSPTSQANPVSNLSQHITTTDLATGNPQQYAQPTVATQDTGVAVLSVPAQVAPQVHGQQSYTTLWDPTTQQAVTVQTQPGQQYATAPAQAQTQTAIYYQGQPCQTIYSIPTAYPQANTPVIQAYTEPTASYLHSQPVYPGHQQGVVVQQGGTVTTIVTSQTVQQEMIVPNNVIDLPPPSPPKPKTIVLPPNWKVARDPEGKIYYYHIVTRQTQWDPPTWDGCSDNTSVDHESEMDLGTPTYDENPSKFSTKTAEADTSSELAKKSKETFRKEMSQFIVQCLNPFRKPDCKLGRISNTEDFKHLARKLTHGVMNKELKACTNPEDLECNENVKHKTKEYIKKYMQRFGTVYRPKEDTEVC; encoded by the exons ATGGACACTCTGCTCAAGTCCGAGATCAG AGAGGAAGGGAGTAGTGCCTCG GTGAAGGTGGAGGGCCTATCTAAGGCAGCTCTAATCAAAAGCCTGTCTCCCAGAGTCATGCTATCCAACCATCTTTTGCCTAAAGGGACCAAGATGAAGGTCAACCTAGAGGATCAGGGTCGACAGAAAGTGTCCTTTAGCTTCGCACAGACCAAGAAGCCCCTGCAGAGCGTGTTCTTCATCCCTGCCAGTCCTGACAAGTCTGTTGCTGAGCCTAACGCTGCCTTGTCACAGTCAACCTCAGACAAAGAAGGGCAGAAAACAGACAGCAAAACTGAGCAAAACCAGACACCCATGGTGCAAACACCAATGGCAGAGACACCTTCTCAAACACCAGTCTCCTCAGCCACTAAACTGAAAACCGTCTTAGCAAAGATGCATTTCAAGAAGCAAATTCTAAGTGTCTCTGTGACTGAAGAGAGACCAACATCTGTTGTGCCAGAGGAGCTACACTCTCCAGAGTTGCAGGTTCTACAGAAAACAACAAGTGCAGCTGAATTTCCAACACCCCAGCCTCAGAATGTTGTCAATGTCTGCCCCTCTGATAATGCCCAGATTGAAGCCCCTGAGACAATGGTAACCCCTAGCCTCAAGAAGACAACTGCTTCCTCaggaaaagatggagagagTTCCAGCAGTGCTGAGCAGGATAATAAGGTAGACAAAAGGAAAACCAGGTCCCAGTTTGATAGTGCTCCCCCTGGCTCAGAATCTGATGGAGATTTAGGCCAGATATCTTCTAGTCGCAAATCAGTTGACTCCAGAAGTAAAACAACCTCTGACAGCAGAAGCAAAGAGGTAAAAAAATCTTCCTCTGGTTCACATgtggaggaaaaggaaaaaagttCCTCTAAGCGGTCAGAGAATCATGAAAGATCTTCTAGTTACTCCAAACCAGACCGTGATTCTAGACACACATCCTTACGCTCATCTCGATCAGACAAAGATCGCAGAAGGTCCAGGTCTAGATCACGGTCTAGATCAAGAGGGTCTCGAACAAGTTCATCTCACTCCAGATCAGAGAGATCCCGAGGTGACAGAGGATCACGCTCCGAAAGGTCTTACTATCATGATTCTGATCGGAGATCACACCGGAGTTCTCCACGCAGAGAGAGAAGACGCTCTCGCTCTCGCACTGACAGAACTCGGGACAGTTCTGACTCTGAGGATGACCATAGGAAGACAAGGACAAGGACAATTGACTCCAGTAGATTATCCGCCCATTCAAGTTCACATAAAGAGTCAAAATCATCTTCCTACTCAAAGTCTGAGAAATCCTCTAAATCTGCAGATTCGCCTCACTCTTCAGAGAtggataaaaaaacacaatcttCAAAGTCTGAAAGAACTTCAAAGCGACTATCAGACTCTGATTCCCAGCGCAAGTGCTCTCCTGATCTGGGCTCGAGTTACCGTAAATCTAGCAGCCATTACAAGTCAGAGACCAACAGCAAATCCTCTTCTTCCAGTATGCATACTCACCCTCAAACATatgaaaaacagcaaaaaagcaGCTCTAGTGACTCTGAGGTAGATCATAAGGGAAAATCACAGGCCTCTGACAAAAGCTCTGGCTCAGAGGAGAACTGTAAAAACTCTCTAAAGAAAAACAGTAGACCGGACTCGAAGCAGATGACCCCTTCTAGATCTTCTGTGAACACCAGCGGATATGATAGACAATCAAATGACATATTTCACAGCCCTGGCAAAGCACCATCATGTGCAAACACCACAGAATCGTATTCTCAGAGTGAAATCGAAAAATCTGATTCCCAACAAAGTGGAAATGAACATAGAAGTAAGGACTTTAAAGACATGGTATCATGCACTGATAAGAGTTTGCAAGAAGAGTCATCCAAGAGGTCAAAGGAAACCAAATCAGATCTTGAAGTTGAGACCTCAGCTATAATCTCGAGTGAAAGCCTAACGCATGTAAATGTCGCCCTGGAAAACTTGACCAATGTGAAGAACAGCCTTTCTTCTAATTATCAACCACACGTAAAATCAAATGCAGACGTCTTAAATTCATGCAGTAGTAATGATAGTATAATGTGCAGCCAGGACAAGAAAGATGTTGACTGTTTACCAGGGCCAAAGTCCTTACTTGATACAACAGATATACCTGTCACCCATGATGTCGAGCAGAACACTAAACCAGAGATTGTTAAAGTTTTAACAGTCGGCACAAAATCTGTTTCATCCTGTCTTGAATTTGAGGATCAGCTGACACGTGAACAGCAAAATATGGATACTGTTAAAAAGAGTAGCAGTACTACCAAAAAGTCCCGATGGGATATTGTTGGGCAGGACACCTCAGAGAGTGATAATTCACAGAGGACACTTTGTGCAGAGAGTAAGCCTActgttaaaaaagtgatttcTGTCAAAAAAATTGAGTTTTCTAAAGACAGTTGCCAACAAGACTGTGACATTAAAAATACTTTACAGCAAGAAACTGAAACACATTCCAAACTGGTGAAGCAGACTGATATCTCTACGCAGGAAGTCGGCTCAGACAGCACATCCATAACCGATAAATACAAAGACCAAAGTGAGCCTTCACAAGCAGGCACCAGCATTGACCACTGTgacttaaaactaagtgtttcTCAAAAAATCAACACAGATGAGCCTCTGCATGTAAATGATACATCACTGGTTGACAAAGCTGCAAAGATGCAGCGTTGGAATGGCGATGATCATGAAGAAAAATCCAAGGGCAGCATTAACAAGAGCAAATTGAGTAAGAGAACATTACATCAGGATGCATTAGGAGGACAGAGTGAGGTTAGTGATAGTGACAATTCGGAGTATGACTCTGATTGTGGTGAGGCTATAAAACGATTACACTCTGTGGTGGTGGTGCCAAAGAATTCTTCCCTAACAATCGATACACAGGACACAGGAGCTTCCCCATGCAGGCTAATGAATAGTTCAGAACTACAGAATGTGAATATCATTGAAGTCCCAAATCAAGTCCCACAACAAAGGCAGGGCAGTCCTTCAGCATTCTTGGAGACCAGTGGTCCCTGTGCTGGTATTAATGATTCATCCCATAGCAGAGTGTTGTGTCAATCCCAAAGTAATATGATTGATAGCACCAGTCACTTGGAGGGTTCCAGCTCCATCAGTGCGCAGCCTTACATGGCCGGTCATATCGGTGCCCATGGAAGTGCCACAGATCCTGCCCACAGCCTTGATAATTTCAGACAGTGTGCGCAAGGGCACAAACAGCATAATGTAAGTAGCAGAGGTGAAATCATGTACTCCCATTACCAACATGATGATTTCTCCAATGCTGACAATATCAATGACAAGAATGGATTCAGCCTGGGTTGGGATTTTTCACAATTAGAACAACCCAGTAGTACATACCAGCAGCCCGATAGCAGTCACGGGCCACATCTACCAAACACTAAACTGACTGAAACCTCTCCTAAGGAACAGGAGCACCGGCAGAGTAATGCCACCTGGAACCACCAATCCCCAAATGCACAGACTAGCAGACAACCCTACCTTCATGTGCATGAACGTTATCAGGATTTTGCAGGGGAAATCCATCCTGACTCCCTAACTAATGACCACGATGACTACAGTGGGGATAAACTATCTGATCTCAGTAAAACAGCTGTTGAATGCAGTGGACCTAACACTCCTGGGTCATCAAGCTTTGTACAAGGGCATGAAATAAGCAGCAACAGCAGGGGAACTGCTGTGCCTGACCCCCCTAGAGAAGACAATTTTAGACCCCACAGAGGCCGGGGCCCTCCCAAGAAAAGGCGGCCAGAGATTGAGTCAGATTCAGACAATGAGGCAGAAGCTGGGCCTGCAGGCAAGAGGGAGCGTCAAGGAGATGCTGACGTCTCTAAGGAAACTCATGTCAAAGCCATGGTGCAACGTCCATTACTCAATCTGCGAGAATTTCAAGACGCCAATAAATGGAAAGAGTTTGCCAAGTCTAAGAAGATGCCCCCTTACTTTGACTTGATTGAGGAGAACCTGTACTTGACTGAGAG AAAAAAGAGCAAATCTCACAGAGATATCAAAAGAATGCAATGTGAGTGCCCAGTGCTGCCCAGAGAAGAGCGTGCAAGAGGAGTATTAGCATGCGGGGAAGACTGTTTAAACCGGCTGCTGATGATTGAGTG ctcCTCACGGTGCCTGAATGGAGCCTACTGCTCTAATCGACGCTTTCAGATGAAACAACATGCAGACTTCGAGGTTATCCTCACAGAAGACAAGGGCTGGGGTCTACGGGCAGCTAGAGACTTGGCTCC AAATACTTTTGTACTGGAATACTGCGGGGAGGTATTGGACCACAAGGAGTTCAAAACAAGGGTGAAAGAATATGCTCGCAATAAGAACATCCACTACTACTTCATGTCTCTAAGGAATAATGAG ATCATTGATGCAACGCTGAAGGGTAATTGCTCTCGGTTTATGAACCATAGCTGTGAGCCCAACTGTGAAACCCAAAAG TGGACTGTCAATGGCCAGCTTAGAGTTGGGTTCTTCACCTCCAAGGTGGTCCCTGCAGGAGCTGAACTGACGTTTGATTACCAGTTCCAGAGATATGG CAAAGAAGCACAGAAATGCTTCTGTGGAGCCCCAAGCTGCAGAGGCTTCCTGGGTGGTGAGAACAGAGTTAGTGTTCGGGCAGCTGGAGGGAAGATGAAGAAAGACCGCAGTCGAAAGAGTGCTCTCACCACG GTTGATGAGGAGCTTGAGGCGTTACTGGAGAATGGAGAAGGCCTATATGATGAGAAACAGGTGGTGTCTCTCTGCAGACTAATGGTCCGAGTGGAAACCATGGAACAAAAACTCACCTGTCTCAAGCTCATACAA GATACTCAAAATCCATCATGCCTGAAGCAGTTCCTGGACCATCATGGATTGTCTTTGCTGTGGATCTTCATGGTGGAGCTTTCTGAAGCTAAAGGCAACAGTGCCAATAACATCAAACTGCAGTTAGAG ATTATGAAGACCTTGGCTGTGCTGCCTATCTCTACTAAGAACATGTTGGAGGAGAGCAGAGTCCTTACCTTCATCCAGCGATGGGCCCAGACAAAAACTTTTCCTCACCCTGCTGAGATGGATGGCTACTCCAGTGAGAACACCTCCCGTGCTCAAACACCCCTCAACACTCCTGATGGATCCTCCACCAAACTGGGACCAGAATTGGATGGTGACACCTCCAAACCTGCTGTGTACCGCCGCCTGAAAATCATCAGTGAAAACAGTCTAGACAGCGCACTCTCGGACGCTAGCAAAGCATCTGAtgggaaggaggaagaggaggaggacgatgatgaggaagaagaagaatccTCGCATGCAGGACTTCCTGATGGCAAACAGTTGAAGGAAGAGCCTGTGTGTGAAGCTGCAGATCCAACGAAAGGAACAATGGAAGAGTCGGTTAAAGAGGAGGGTCAGGTcaaaggggaggaagaggaagagactAGGATGAGTTCAAGCAGTCAACACCAACCTCAAACTGAGgaggtaaaagaaaaaatggaCTCGGAGATAGAGATTGAGATGAAAGAGGACACGAGTGAGGGTCATACGGATGAACTTGAGGAGCCAAAAGAGCCTTGTCAAGAACAGGAGAGTGGGGAGGAGCAGACCACTCAGGCAGTGACAGAAAAGGCTGAACTAGAAGGAGACCAGCCCACTGTTAAAGTTCTCGAGTCAGAGATTCAGTCCATCCAAACAGATGTTGCTGATCTTCCACCTGAGCCGCCTTTAGAAAATATGGAGGCCCAGGCAGAGACGCAAGAGGCTGGAAAACCTCCTTCTGGCTGTGAGGCGCCGCCTGATGAATCTACCACTGATGCTGCCCAAAGCTCTGAGACCCCTGAGGCCAGTATGCCCTCTGAGGTCATAGTGACACCCGTGGACCCATCAGTGATAGGAACTCCTTCtcaggatgaagaggaaggtgTCTCAGATGTAGAGAGTGAGAGGAGTCAGGAGCCCCCACTCAATGCTTTGGACATTTGTGGCATGGCTGCCAGGCTTCTGGACAGCTGGAAGGATCTGAAG GAGGTGTACAGAATACCAAAGAAGAGTCAGGTGGAAAAGGAAGCAAATG ATCGCAGCCGAGATCGAGACACAGCTTTGACGCCACGCACAACTTCTGGTAGCCGAGAGCGTGAAAGGGAGCGGGAGAAGGAGCGGGAACGTGACAGAGACCGAGATTATGACCGAGACAGGGATCGAGACtgggacagggagagagacagagaccgcGACAGAGACCGCGACAGAGACCGCGACAGAGACCGCGACAGAGACCGCGACAGAGACCGCGACAGAGAACGCGACAGAGACCGCGAAAGAGACCGCGACAGAGACCGTGATCGAGGCTCTGACAAAACTCCACAACGCAGCacggagagacggaggagacgCTCCACTTCACCACCCTCATCCTACGAGAGGAGCAGCCGACGCACTGAGGAACG GTTTGACTCCTCTAACAGCAGCAAGACACGGGGAGTTGGTGGAAAGGATCGCAACAAGTTGTCCACAGAGGAGCGACGGAAGCTGTTTGAGCAGGAGGTTGCCCAGCGGGAAGCCCAGAAACAACAACAGcttcaacagcagcagcagcagcagcagcagcagcttcaaaCTATGGCTTATGACCCTGCTCTGGCCTATGCCTCCAGCCCTGGCTTCATCACCTATCCTCCTGGATATCCCATCCAGACCTTTGTGGATCCCACCAACCCCAATGCAGGCAAAGTACTGCTACCTACCCCTCCGGTTGAGCCCACCCTGAACTATGAAGAGACACCTCCCCTGCGTCTTATCTCAGACCTGGGACTGTCCTCTCCATCCCCCACTTCCCAGGCCAATCCAGTCTCTAATCTTTCTCAGCACATCACCACAACTGACCTCGCCACTGGCAACCCCCAACAGTATGCCCAGCCAACTGTAGCAACTCAGGACACAGGTGTAGCTGTCCTCTCTGTACCCGCCCAGGTGGCCCCTCAGGTACACGGCCAGCAGAGCTACACTACTCTCTGGGATCCCACTACTCAGCAGGCAGTGACTGTGCAGACACAGCCTGGACAGCAGTATGCCACAGCTCCAGCACAGGctcagacacagacagccaTCTATTACCAGGGTCAACCATGCCAAACCATCTACAGCATCCCCACCGCCTACCCACAGGCCAACACTCCCGTCATACAG GCATACACCGAACCCACAGCCAGCTACCTGCACAGCCAGCCTGTGTATCCTGGCCATCAGCAGGGAGTGGTGGTGCAGCAGGGAGGCACAGTCACCACCATTGTCACATCCCAAACTGTCCAACAG GAAATGATTGTACCCAACAATGTGATAGACctgcctcctccctctccccccaaACCCAAAACTATCGTCCTACCTCCCAACTGGAAAGTGGCCCGGGACCCTGAAGGCAAGATCTACTACTACCATATTGTCACAAG GCAAACACAGTGGGACCCTCCAACCTGGGATGGATGTAGTGACAACACTAGTGTGGACCATGAATCTGAGATGGACCTTGGAACACCCACCTATGATGAGAATCCTTCCAAG TTCTCCACAAAGACAGCTGAAGCAGACACTTCCAGTGAGCTGGCTAAAAAGAGTAAAGAGACATTTCGCAAAGAG ATGTCCCAGTTCATAGTGCAATGTTTAAATCCTTTTCGGAAGCCAGACTGCAAACTTGGACGTATCAGCAACACAGAAGATTTCAAACACCTGGCTAGAAAG CTAACTCATGGTGTTATGAATAAGGAATTGAAAGCTTGCACTAATCCAGAGGACCTTGAGTGTAACGAGAATGTGAAGCACAAGACAAAGGAGTACATCAAGAAGTACATGCAGAGATTTGGAACCGTGTACAGgcccaaggaggacacagaggtgTGCTAG